ATAACTGAAGCAGCTGATGATAAGAACTACTCGTATGGGCTACAATCCGATCATCATCGGAGACGTCAAACTGTAGACCAGCCATGCTCGATTCCTTCTTCTGATGAGTCTCCTCGGCCGTGGGCTTATGGCGGCGCATGTGGCCGCCCAAAGCTTGCCCCATCGCGAAATCCATGCCACAGATGGAGCACCGATGCACGCTACGTTTGGAGACGGAACGATCGGTTCTCGGGCGCTTGTGGCTCGTCCGGTGGCCGCCGAGCGCTTGGAACGTCGGGAATTGGCGACTGCACGTCTTGCACTCGAAGACACCGACCGCCGCCCTCGGCTCACTGTGGGGCTTCGCCGTCGTCGCCCCGCAGGAGAGCGACAGCAGCAGCTCTGCATCGTCTTCGTCGGCTCTTGGACTCTTCATGTATTGGGATGGAGATGATAGAACTTTGCACCCAAACATGTATTGTATCCACCTCccgagatatatatgtatatatagacacacacgcACACATTCTCCGCCGTGCATTTGGTCTAGGCTTCAGATCGCGACAGCTGGGAAGGTTCCAAAGACTTGCTGCTCTACTGTTGTCATGGAGCAAGCAGATTGCAGTGAGAACTGCGCATGGGATAGCTTCGCAGTGAAGGAAGGAAGGCTGCGGAGGTGTTGCTTTTGTTACCGGCTTACTTGGTTTACAAGTGAGGAGGGTTGACTCGGTACTCGCCTTCAAAGTGAGGCTAAGAACgagaggagatatgccgacatggACATTGAAATATCGACCACAGCATTACCCAATGTCGAGAAGATAGAGGAAGAGATCACCGCAAGACGACCATATTGTTTGCTTGATTTGGTACAGCTGATTTGGCCGTCTTATCTACCCATGCGTCATATGTCATCCTGCATCATCGTCCTCGTCGACCAATACTTTTATCTTGCTGTCCGGATTGTGACTTGTGACTAGAATTGGAGGTGAAAATATTTCTTCATATCTTGCTCCTATCCCAAAACCTATAAATAAGAATAACTAGACACTAATTTCTAAGATTTATCTTCACATGAAGTCCTTTTCTATGACATCAGATACCAAGTTTCTTCCGGTACATATTTCAGAGTTCATATGATACATATGTGACAGGAGCTTAATTAGGACCGATAAATTTCATGGTTTCATGttagaaattttaatatcaaaatatgtttttaaattattataataaaaataaaaaaactaacaTGAAAAAGAAATTATGTACTTTTAGCCATTGTCAAGAATTTCAACAACGATTTCTTCTTGAATTTTAACACTTCTCgattcagaactctcgctttagatgataTAAAAAATCATTTAGACTTGAAAGAGATTATAAGCCCAGAGACCAAAACTCACatttatagatgttctcccatcaagaacatttattatcatcaactCCGTTAAAGAAtcaattcaaatttgtaatgtttgaaccatatttaaaaattttaatgatattaaataaaatatttaataataatagttatatatagattgaaaaatcaaaatatttgaactataataaatgaagaaattgattataatgaatgatgaacttaacGAGAatgattacattattattaaataaaatatttaataataatgattacaTCGCATGCTACAAGGCTGTTCACAGTGTTCTCCCAATTAAGTAATGTTGTTACGTTACATTACTTAATTAAACCCATAAAACTACAACTAAAGTTCATGCACtgtatttttttttgtcatctaTTTGAGCAGCTGTGAGATGTGTTGCATGCAGCGGTTGGTATCTAACATTAGATCAACTCTCTTCGGTCTTTCCGTATGCCAAGTCAATGGACCCGAATGAAGTCAACGGAAAAATTCTCCTGACACTCGCTGTGTCGTAGAGCAAATGGGAACCGATCATACTTCTCCACCAACCACTCAATCTAGAACAATTGACAAATCCCCCAAGTCACACAATTCCACCATTGAAATATTCTCTTCACAACCTTTTTCCCACACTGTTTGTCGTTGGTGAACAAATATACCGTGGTAGGTTGGGCCCTCTCGATGGGGTGTTGATCGACGTTCCTCGGTCCGGGGCATCATTTGTGTTGAGCAACGTCTCTCCATCTCCAGGTTAGTCAGTAGCTCGTCTTCGTACACTGGATGACAATTCCCAGGTTGAGACGCTCGCGGCTCGATGGTGGTCGCTTTCCTACAAAAATTACCTTTGTCGGGTGTTTCCTGACTTTataccctccgacgagcaagtcagtagttgtttctcttctttttcctcccCCTCTGGCCGGATGTCGACCAGagatttttatactactgtacgtgGGTCGGCCGTATGCGGGTTTGGCATGACGATcgatcctcgagggatgagatGATACTTTTGTGTGGTCGTCGTTCCGGGACACGCGGAACGACGTCAGACGGCGCCGTCCAGAGCTTCCGGGACGGGACATGCCAAACAACGCCTTGGTACGGGTTCTGACTTGACGCATGAGGGTGCTCCCCTTGCTGATTCAGCTGTAGCGTGGTGTGACATCGATTGTGACGTGTTTTGAACCCAAAATATACATTATCACTTCCAAGCCGCAAACTCATCTCGCAGCATAACAAATCCTAGAAAACAGCTTCGAGGAACTTCCACCATCTACGATGGACTGAATCTTCCGACTCTCAAAACTTACTCAAACTTCTTCCCCCGAGTCAAACAACAACTTGAAAGATCTGCGCATGTTCATGACCATAACCTAATCGAAGAGAGTCCATCTCGTGCCAAAGATGATAAGATGAATCAGATTAAATCCCTGCCGCTCGGGCTTACATCCCCATCTCTTTCGCTTCTGCCGCTGACTCGCTCTCGGTTGTTTTGCTGTGATTTGTCATACCTCGTTAACGATATGTCATCTCACTTTACCATTGGCGCGGTTCTAGAACAGGAAGACCGGCATTTTCCATCTTACAGCTAGCCAAGATTTGCGTGTCCACCAGGTTATCCCAAGTCCAGCTTGTTTTTATCCATTCCTGTCATCAGACGTCGTCTGCCTTTAAACACGTATCTATATAGGTATCTTTTGTGTCGTTCATTGCATCATCACCTCCTACACTCCCCAACAGCTTCATACTTCCTTTTATCTTTGAGGAAACAGCTTCGTTTGTTGCACACCATAAGACATGAAGAGATACATAATCGGAGGAGAGATAGACGGCGTTAGGATGGCCCATGTTTTAATGCTTCTCtctcgaggaggaggaggtggtggtggcggcggagTAGACGAGAGTGGTCGCTTGGCGCAGtcggcgtcgtcgtcgtcgtcaggaGGTCGGATGTTCGAGTGCAAAACCTGCAACCGGCAGTTCTCTTCCTTCCAAGCGCTCGGTGGCCACCGAGCGAGCCACAAGAAATCTAGGCTGGCTGCCGGTGATCACGGCCGAGCGGAAGCCGTGGCTGATAAGCCGAAGGTCCATCAGTGTTCCATCTGCGGGCAGGAGTTCGCCCTCGGGCAGGCTTTAGGAGGCCACATGAGGCGGCACAGGACCACGACCGAAGGATTCGTGCATAGCCTCACGGAGAAGAAGACCGGCGACGACCGGGGAGGGATGTTTCTGGACTTGAACTTGCCGCCTCTAGAGAATGAACTCAAGCTTGGAGATTGTGGATAATATTCGCATGTTCCTTCGACTTCTTCTGCGTGCATGTTGGTGCTCTTTCCATTTTGGACGTTGCATCACATGTCACAACATGCATGCATGTTCATGTTCTTTGTCGAGGACTTCGtcgtctcctcctcccttcttctttCCATGTTGTACGTTGCATCACATGTCACAACAAGCATGCATGATCTTTGTCGAGGGCCTTCCCATTGGTTGCCACTGTTGGTAGACCGGCTTAGTTTTATGTTTATACCTTTTTGCACAGGAATCGTTGTCTGCACTAACAAAtgcttttttaatttctttttctctttttgaggggaatatttttttatgagaaaaaaaaattactgtCTTCTCAATGTTAGCCAACAACTCGATTTCTTGTACGGAAAATTCTCGA
This genomic stretch from Musa acuminata AAA Group cultivar baxijiao chromosome BXJ3-9, Cavendish_Baxijiao_AAA, whole genome shotgun sequence harbors:
- the LOC135649979 gene encoding zinc finger protein ZAT5-like, translating into MKSPRADEDDAELLLSLSCGATTAKPHSEPRAAVGVFECKTCSRQFPTFQALGGHRTSHKRPRTDRSVSKRSVHRCSICGMDFAMGQALGGHMRRHKPTAEETHQKKESSMAGLQFDVSDDDRIKFVFKAAIT
- the LOC135648814 gene encoding zinc finger protein ZAT18-like; translation: MKRYIIGGEIDGVRMAHVLMLLSRGGGGGGGGGVDESGRLAQSASSSSSGGRMFECKTCNRQFSSFQALGGHRASHKKSRLAAGDHGRAEAVADKPKVHQCSICGQEFALGQALGGHMRRHRTTTEGFVHSLTEKKTGDDRGGMFLDLNLPPLENELKLGDCG